The following is a genomic window from Spodoptera frugiperda isolate SF20-4 chromosome 18, AGI-APGP_CSIRO_Sfru_2.0, whole genome shotgun sequence.
ATGCCACAATTTCTTTGTATATTATATGCAAAAATTATTCCATGTCTGAATGATTAGACACACAATTTCAGTCCGTTAGGTAATACACAAATTAGTTTAATACCCAATAATATACTGTTAgcataatttatacaatttgaaaCCATATCAACATATTATCATGCATTTGAATTAGAGTTAAAgtatttatcttaattattcAACATACTGGCAGTTGTGAAACAAGGAATAGAATTGTGCATTAGTCTGTTAATGAAACTATATAATACAGTTAGAATTAGAACCACCGACTGTATGTTAAACTCTTTGGCATTGAAACTAAAGTACCTACTGGTCATTGTTGAGTGCACacttaaagttgtttttttttttataataaaaggaTCCTTCCATACTGGTTTTGATTATGGCAACTGTTTCTTGACTACTGGTGTCTAGCATACACTCTCATGTGACTGGCAAATCCACCTTTGTTTATTATTCTTCCACAAAGGggatacattttttatagtaCTATTCTAAAAGTTTGATTATCATAGAAATATGATTCACTAAGGAGTAGCGATTTCACTGGCATCTCAGGTCCTACTGATTGTAGTGAAATTTAATAGCCTTCCCCAATGGACTAtccaattcaaaaataattatttatatattcatTCAATGTCTTAttacaccatttttttttattttgtacttatttacCATTTGGTTATGATGTATTTAAATGACCTAGTCATTCATAAGAAAAGTGTTGTTATTGtgtttcaataaaagtattgaattttacttataaaattatgacaacAAGTTGCAGTTTCACCTGTGTGACTCTCACCTGTTGTAGCAACCTGTTAGATTTGCTAGAACCATAACAATCATAACATGGAAGTGCcctttctattatttattgtgtcAAGAGTTATAAATTAACATCACACTCACTTTTGCTACTTaagtaatgataataaaatgaaaaaaaaaaaatgtttggtgcaatgttatatttatgaaaacaatacTTTTCTTATGATTTATTGCAAGATGTGCcagaaataattgaaattgaGTAGAAAACAAAGTatctcataataaaaatatttctattacagCAGACTTAGCTGACAAAGTAATAGAAGAATCACAAGACAGTGAATTGACTGCAGATGTAGATGAAAAAGTAAAAGATGAATTACCACAAGAATCAACATCACAAGATGAGCCAAGTCAAGAGTCGACCAGTCAAGACAATAGTGAGACAAATAGCCAAGTAAATCCTGAACCCACTGAAACAAGTCAGGAAAGCATAGAGGCAGCTACAGAAGATATAACTATAAAACAAGATGAAGAGGCTGAGAAAAATGAAAGTTCAGTTGTTGAAGGAAGCTGTGAAACAGAGGCTGTTGAAAAAGAAGAGAAATGTGAGGAAACAAAAGAAGATGTATTAGATAATGATGACAAGAAAGACAATGATGAGGTTGGCAAGCCTGAGTTTGAGACTGCACCCAATGTTACTCTTGATGAATCACAGGAGGACCACACacaggtaaaaaaataatgccATTTTGTTAATGCTAGGTTTAACTAGTTCCTTGACAGGCTAGATTTTAGCTGGCAAGGCTAGCAACTACATTGGTTGGTGGTGTAAAATCACAATTtcttttgagattttttttgcttttatctACTAAATACATATGGTGGGGAGGATAGAATCTCTAGTAATCTTACGCACAAGACGAAACTCATCGCAAGTGTTAGTTCACGCCGGTTTTTTGAGGTTGATGACCTTAGAAAATAAAAGGTTGTGCTATCgttccggtcgagccagcccatttaTACGAAATTATAGCTGTCCCACATGAGTTTACAGAgaattttactaattttacaGGCACTGGACCCCTTCGATGCATTGCTCAAAGACACAACTGACTCTAGTCAAGCAAATGAAACCAGGGAAAAGTCAGACATTGCTGTCACAGTTAAtatagatgatgatgatgatgatcataatGCTGATGATCACCACGGCGACGTTCATGAAGATGATGAGGACCATCATACAGGTAAtatggagttttttttttatatttcatttaatggttacatttagtaacaaaaaataactatttactcACCTCACGTAAATGTaacgagaaaagctctactagtttcgaatcacagggactcttcattatgagcagcaaCGTCGCGCAGTCTACTTATAGGCTTAGTAGGCCATTATTGTTAGGTACTTGttgtttagtatgtctcacgatagttataaaaatatgttacattTGACTTAGTTTTAGATTTTAGTAACAAGCActtgaaaaatgtaaatattaaatgaatctgATATTTTTCATTCCAGATCACCCTGATGAAGGAGGAGTGTCGGAGCTGGCTGATGAGCCTGGCGCTGATGAGGAAGTGTGTCTCCTGCCAGACATTGAACGGGAAATTTCTGATGCCGACAAGGCTGAAGCAGAGAAGGCTTTAGCTGAAAAGAGAAAGCAGGCAGAgggtaaaaatgttatttttatttatttgttacaataatatattagtaCAGGAACATTGCACACGATAGCTATTACAAAGACTGATAattgaagataaaataatactgatCACCAAAATTCTTAACCAAAATAGTATCTTGTTTACAGAAGCTGCAGCGGAGGCGGCAGCGATAGCGGCTGTACCCAAGGAAGAAACTGTTGTGGATGCCGAAGGAAGCAGAGATGACCATCTGAACAGCGAGGCAGTAGAAGAACATGCTGAGGCAGACGCTGCCAACGACGAGGCTTCCCACGAAAATGGCGGAGGTCAGTTGCAGTGACAatctatgaaaataatataacttccAAGTTccaaaaaaacttttaaatatttcccatgaacaaacattttaaatgaatactAAGTACCTATCTAAGTTCGTGAATTAATGTTACTTATTATTGATTTTACAGAGAAAGAGAATGAAAATGAACACGATGAATCTGCAGAAATTGACGACAGTGAAATCCCACACATTATCCAGGAGATCAGTCCGTTTGACAGCACTTGTACACAGTGTAAGACTGAGCAAGCTTGTACCTACCGATATACCACCAAGGATAATGAAACCGCCTACTTATGCTCCGAGGCATGCGTCAAAGACTTCCAGAGTGAACATGCTGGGCAATACTCCATCACGCACAAGAAGTACTTAATTCAAGAAATTGCATCTAAACTCTTAACATGCTCAGAatgtgaagaaaaaaaaatgtgctacttttattacaattacgACGGTGAAGACACTAACTACTGCTCCATGGCCTGCCTCAACAGTATGATGGCCGATGAAGCAGACAAATACGTGTTCAAGAGACGAAGGATAGTTGCCGAAGAAATTGAACCCAAAGAAGCAGAGTGCTATGTATGCAAAGTTCACAAAAGCTGCATATTCTCCCTCAATAGGTATGGTGAACATCTTCTAGTGTGTGAAAATGCGTGCATAAAAACCCTTAACGGCAAAGAAGATGGTAGATATATGATTAGAAAGAAGAGAATTCTAAGAAGACAACCTACCCAGCCACAAAATCCTcctttacttaaattaaaagttattagcAATGCAACAGATAAATATTTAGACGAAGCATATAAGATACAAGCGAAGACTCCCGCGATGGTGCAAGCCGCGAGGGAAGAGAGAGAACGGACTTTCATTCGGAAGTGTAACCAATGCCAAATTATTCTTAACATTGACGAAAAATTATTGACTTGGGAAACTATGGACTTTTGTGGTGAATTGTGTTTAGGACggtatcaaaacaaaattggaGCTCGGTGCGCGAATTGTAAGAACAATGTGCAACATACTAGTTTAGGGAAATATTGCGTCCGATTTGGTTTCGATATCCGACAGTTTTGTAACTGGTCATGTTTGGAAGAGTTTAAGAAAGGGTTGAAGATATGTTGTTACTGTCAAAGGGATATATCAGTGGGACACCAAGGCTTTCTGGCTCCCGTCGGTGATAAAGGACAATTTAAAGACTTTTGTTCACAAGCTTGTATGGAGAAGTTTGACCTGATGAGTAAAAACCCGATACCTCAACCAGTGTGGGCGAAGTGTGCTGTGTGTTCCTTAGAAAAGGCGACTTCGATTGAAGTGGAAGTGAGTGAGGAATTGTCACAAAGGTTGTGTTCAGATCCTTGTTTTGCAGCATTCAAATTCGTCAACAATATCTTCCCAGGTGAATATCATACTTGACATCAAAGTTTTATTTGACAgacataacattatttttatggacAGAAACCCATACCTTGCTAATTTTATGTCTTTTTGTTCACAGACCAGTGTCGTTGGtgcaaaaaatactttgaaCGGAAGCAGAGTAAATGTTTTACAATCTACGAAAGTTCAAACACTCACTGTTTCTGCTCAAAGTCATGTATGAATGTATATATCAGTAATTCTAGGCATATAGTGCCTTGTAACTGGTGTAAGGTGAAGAAATACAATTTCGACATGATAAGGCGGGTCCAAACAAATGGTCAGGCCATTATGATGTGCTCACTCAACTGTTTGAATCTCTACCAGGTTTCTGTTAATGCTGTGTCTTCCAGAAGGTAAGAAttattactacatattattaaactataTCTGTCAACTAGAATGTACCTCTTTTCCTCCTGTAGTTTTATTATAGTGCTCATTGATTATAGTGCATACTGTATGTCAGATTCAAAAGAGAGGATCTTGTCATATTAATTCAAATACTAaatttctgtattaaaaatatcaacagtCCAATCAGCAATATACACATTCTTCTAGTAACATGATTGAGTTGACAtgatactttaattttattttcttatttacagAACAAAATGTGATATGTGCAAAAGAACATCGTTAGCTCAATACCACTTAACAATGTCCGATGCCACCGTGAGAAATTTCTGTTCATACCAGTGTGTCATGACATTCCAGGTTAGTCCTAtgtgaaatgattttttttttatggtataagccggtatactagcagacggatcacctataTAATGTTAAACAATCGTCGCCGtccacggacacccgaaacaccagaggtgttacaagtgcgttgccttttgggggttagaagtttaagggttgttggggaatcggggataaggaagattgggaagggggtaattgtgcTTCCGTGActtcactcactcaacgaaacacaatgcgaGTGGTATCCCTCAGGTCGAGCCGATCCATTcctaccgaagcatggctctgctACACTTGAATCAAATTAACATAAATGTTCACTATATTTAGATGTTATTATGATTAATGCACTTTTATCATCCTTCCTAGTGCCTACGATCATTTAAatgacaatatattttttatatgaagggAATTTTAAGCTAACCATATCTAATTTGTTTAGACATCTCAGTTTAACATGTATTTTCATACTGTTATAGGGTCAATACTCAAAGCATGCGCCTCCATTAATACCAGGCGAGGCCATCGACCAACAGAAAGCGGTACCCACGGGAGCGCCTAGGCGGACATACCCTGCTGCTAGTAAAAGTAAGAGTTACTATATTATTTGTGGTTTTATATTCTCTAATTTCAATCACCAAGTGATAGGCGTCTGCACATTAAATAGGTAGTAAATAAGCTTATTACTTGCATGACAAGTGGTTACTGGTTATCATTTGTATCAATCGTAGTAGTCGGCATTATAATACAAGAGGCGTATTACCAGTATTACCACAAACGCAAAAGTCTTTCacgacataattatgtatttctctTTACAGCAGTCAAAGGCCAGCAGCGGGCAGGCGTTATGCCAGTGATCTCAAACgtccagtccttagcaactcCCCCTCCGCTCATGCCATCCATGACGCGACAGAAATCCAAACGGTTACAACAACCTGTACCAGAGCCCGAGCCCCCCGCAGCACCCAAAACACCCCCTCCCCCTCCTAAGCCCCCTACCCCACCACCACCCCCACCCCCCAAAATATACAACCATGTAATAGTTAAAACTTTACCCCCACGAGAAATAGCCAATAAGGCAACCATGACAAAGCCTATGATGGTGTCAAAAGGCGTGTCATGTAGACCTCATCCGTGCACTAAGGAGTGTCAGACGGACCCTAGTTTAGAACGGCGTGTACTTATTCCTGTCCCCGTCCCTATTTACGTCCCAGTACCTTGTGCTATGTGGTCACTTCCCTTCCCTGTTCCGGTCCCTATTCCTTTACCTATCCCAACGCCAGTCTTTATTCCCACAACTAGAAATTCGGCTAAAGGTATCATGAAGGAGATAAATAAGATCCACGATAAGATGCCGACGGATCCGTTCGAAGCTGAATTGCTGATGATGGCAGAAATGGTGGCTGGTGACAAGAAAAAAGATCAGAGTGATTCTGATACTGATGAGGACAATGGTAGGTTGTAGGGATAATATTTCATTTCGATTTAATACTAAGCGCCTGCTCCACCTTCTTCTAGTATAATATATCCTGACCGATTTCGACTAGTGTGACTTTGCTTATGAAGAACAACACTACTTATCATTTGTTGCTATGTCTTCATCAGTGCTTTAGTTGATTGACATAGCCAATTTTTGCTGCTAAAACTGTTTTATGGAGTGGCATTGGTTCCACATTATACATAAGTACTTCAAATATCAGAACAcgctaaatattaatattgagtGATATCAAAAGAAACTATAAGATTGTAATAAATGAGCTTCAgtgataaaagaaaattgtagcAGCACTTAATGaatacatttatatttgcaGAGGAAACCTTTAGTCCTGTGGCGGGTATGGACGGAAACAATGCGTTTGGCGAGGACATGCTGCAGATGGCGCTGAAAATGGCGACGGAGTATGAAGATCAACCTGTAGACCTTGAATCTGCGATGACGGCAAATACTATCACACCCAGCTCTCATCCTGGTATGCCTGGTGAGTTTTGCACTGTAAAGTCACAAAAAACAGGATGAAAGtagtttattgttaaaataacaatggtaaaccatattttgtataaattaacaaatcgataaaatatgtaaatgtgttcATTGTGCCTCTAAATGTATATTTTGCACACTTCGTAAGGTCTGGAGGGTGAAAGCATGCACCACCACCATATGATGGTACTGGAGCAGCAACGCGCGGTGGCAGCGTTGCGTGCGTCGGCCGCGCCCCGCAAGCGtgcccccgcgcccccggcgGCCGCGCGCCCCGCTCGCACGTCCAAGCGGCGCCGCGCGGAGCCACCGCCCGCGCCGCTACCCGACCCACCGCGGGAGCCGGCTGAAAAACCTGACGCTAACATGTGTCTCAAGGTGTGTACAGTGGGAATGTGTGTTGTATGTCGTACTGTTTGTCCCCGCGGCGACTCATTTGTCCCTTCTCGCTCGCAGTACACGTTCGGCGTCAACGCGTGGAAACAGTGGGTGATGACGAAGAACGCGGAGATAGAGAAGAGCTCGATACGACGGAAGCCTTTCAAGTCTGAAATATTGCAGCTAACTGCGGATGAACTTAATTACTCGCTGTGTCTGTTTGTCAAGGAAGTGCGGAAACCGAACGGCAGCGAATACGCACCCgacactatttattatttagttttaggtAAGCATTATTACTGTTTCTTAAATGAAATccaataataattctttaaacGAATTGCCAATaagaattgtattttatttacatgtacTACGTGAAATAATGTgtgtttatatacaaataagtgaatctttaatattacattttcagGTATACAACAATATCTGTTCGAAAACGGCAGAATAGACAATATATTTACGGATCCATATTACGAGAAATTTACCGATTGCTTAGACGAAGTCGCAAGAAAGTTCTCAGTTTTATACAATGACTCACGTAAgtattgtttatatattttgtattctacttttattataatcgTCAAAAAATAAGAAGCCAGCTTTTTCACTGGCATTAAATAACATATCGATAATTAACAGGAACCGGTTTTATGTCTGTCAAAGTTAAGTTCTTATTCTATAATgattaacctttcgtctgcgggtatatgagacaactATAGAATACatattgtgtctcgcactgatcagtgcttcagcatacgacgggttaagTGCTATTAATTTTTCATCCTGTCgtatatattaatttctttggaaatgccaaaaaaagtaaaataaaaacattcacagttatattgtaaaaatatccaCTAGTTTGTCGATTATACCTCCTTATACCAATACTTTGATCATTATATTTCCAGAATACATAGTCACCCGAGTGGAAGAAGAGCATTTATGGGAGAGCAAACAACTGGGCGCACACTCCCCGCACGTCCTACTATCCACGCTTATGTTCTTCAACactaaacatttcaatttaGTGGTATGTTTCTTATACATAAACATTCTCTTTcctaatctttatatatatataattcttctgtaagtgtgtatgtcactgaacttctctaaacgactggaccgattttgatgaaattttttgtgtgtgttcaaggggatctgagaatggtttagattcacaattttgtccgctggacaatgattttttgattaatttttaatttatcagtagttgttgattttggaatgttttacattggatccgacagacggcgctaccatcgcagtgtcaaatattaatgacgttagatattgtcataacatttgaatgacaattttcatcaaaaaggtccagaatgttttagcttattaaaaaaaggttaaaattttgtagacaggacaacgtctgtcgggtccgctagtatttaatataattttcaattgataaattaataatggtaTTACTTACTTTACATCTAATCGCATTACATGTACACATACTACAATGGGATGTCTAAATGATTCTTTTGGCGTAAACATGGCTAAAGTcatttttataccttttttaattaagaagttgGGATACAGGAGTTTTGCAATGTAAATACaagacgcggtggctgggcaactggctgtggAACGATTTCGAGTAACTtattgtgtaatccacaaattgttgtttcgtgtctgggtgtcatgtgtatgtgaacttgtatgtttgtaaacacactcacGACAAAGGAGGAAATCTTAGTatggggcaacatttaaaataaaatgcagaTGAAGTAAGACATCTATTCTTCTGTTACAGACCGTAGAGGAACATATGCAATTGTCTTTCTCTCACATAATGAAGCATTGGAAGAGGAATCCTAATCAGCCAGGGCAGGCCAAGATACCTGGTTCAAGGAATGTCTTACTAAGGTTTTACCCTCCACAATCTGCCTTAGGTCAGtaccataaatattttgttactacaATAATAGCTTAACACGTGACTCATGTTTGTGTTGTGTCACTAGCTAGATTTAAGATAAATTATCTACAGAACCAAGCTAAAATTTAcaagatgtattttttaaaagagtaacaaatggagtttctttctgGATCTTTCATTCGAAGCACCTAGCTGACAGACAGACTCACAGActgttgtttatttctttatttgttgacattttaaaagtagtggtttaattagaataaattatttgactttaactttgaaaaatttttttaataaaaagtttcaCTAGTATGaagtttaaatttaatgatCAGtacaaaaatctattaatatttactttttatcctgatattattaacaattttgaataaaattggcTTTTATCTGTTTGTAGAAGCAAATTCAAGAAAGAAAAAGGTGTATGAACAACAGGAAAATGAAGAGAATCCCTTGAGGTGTCCAGTCAAACTTTATGAGTTCTATATTTCTAAATGGTATGTTAAATTTTTCCTTCAGTCACGTTTTCCtagagttttaattattttatgatcaTTTATAAATTCATGATcacttttacataaaaataacaatctaaatatgtataaactgtatatagtatagtatagctTGTTTGTATTCATCACATAATTATCATGTTAACACATGTACATATGCAGCATagtataatttgtaaaatacatacctaaataatacatcttgtaatagcagactaaggccttagtctgctattacaattgtgtcagaatggtcgatcattgagcagtgcaagagggatggagctatgtaggttgtatagccaCAGAGTATAGCTCTGGTTCTTCACATTTTGATTTCTGTTAACACATACTTCGGATAAACTTAATCGTAATAGGACAAACACATTGATTTTTAAATCGGATTCACGTTTATTTGCCCAATTCCGACCACCACTCCTCTGCCAATGACATCGCAGTATATTTTCCAACAGTCCCGAATCGGTGCGCACGCGGAACGACGTGTTCTACTTACAACCGGAGAGATCCTGTGTACCAGACTCCCCAGTGTGGTACTCTACGCAAGCGTTAAGCAGACAAGCACTGGCAAAGATGCTGCATCGTGTCAAGATGGTGAAGGAGATAAACATCGCGTTACTCACCAGCTAAGGTAAGCAGTTGTAGCGTGTAAACTGCGCTACTGTCGAGTGAGTGTCCGTATTTTGTCTAAGCGCTGCGATATTGTTCCAGGTTACATCGCCAGTCTGCACACGGCTTGGAAACGAATGCAGCGATGTGATACAAGTTACTGGCACACTCCTACAGACTACGTTCGCCGGAGTATCGCGCGCGTGGGCTACAGGTGGCTCTTGCGACGTATCTCCGACGTCAACCGATCGCTTATGAAATCTGTTGTTGTGGTGTACATGtacatgtatattttttctacttTGTATATCAGTCTGCGTAACGGACGACGAACATTAATTAGTTCATATAAGATTACGTTTTTATAATGTTACAATGTTTTAGTCGTAAGTTCTGTGCGGGActgtttatgtatgtacagaTAATGGT
Proteins encoded in this region:
- the LOC118277789 gene encoding zinc finger MYM-type protein 3 isoform X6, giving the protein MDEKESLPDKPSEDVTQDSGDTAAATEAAVEDNAASGSGDAGAEASADATDSSTDVKTDSDITKSATDDGDGESELQNHVDNDAATEDSSSVKSDIGDSKTVTDTTDADSQDTKDEADLADKVIEESQDSELTADVDEKVKDELPQESTSQDEPSQESTSQDNSETNSQVNPEPTETSQESIEAATEDITIKQDEEAEKNESSVVEGSCETEAVEKEEKCEETKEDVLDNDDKKDNDEVGKPEFETAPNVTLDESQEDHTQALDPFDALLKDTTDSSQANETREKSDIAVTVNIDDDDDDHNADDHHGDVHEDDEDHHTDHPDEGGVSELADEPGADEEVCLLPDIEREISDADKAEAEKALAEKRKQAEEAAAEAAAIAAVPKEETVVDAEGSRDDHLNSEAVEEHAEADAANDEASHENGGEKENENEHDESAEIDDSEIPHIIQEISPFDSTCTQCKTEQACTYRYTTKDNETAYLCSEACVKDFQSEHAGQYSITHKKYLIQEIASKLLTCSECEEKKMCYFYYNYDGEDTNYCSMACLNSMMADEADKYVFKRRRIVAEEIEPKEAECYVCKVHKSCIFSLNRYGEHLLVCENACIKTLNGKEDGRYMIRKKRILRRQPTQPQNPPLLKLKVISNATDKYLDEAYKIQAKTPAMVQAAREERERTFIRKCNQCQIILNIDEKLLTWETMDFCGELCLGRYQNKIGARCANCKNNVQHTSLGKYCVRFGFDIRQFCNWSCLEEFKKGLKICCYCQRDISVGHQGFLAPVGDKGQFKDFCSQACMEKFDLMSKNPIPQPVWAKCAVCSLEKATSIEVEVSEELSQRLCSDPCFAAFKFVNNIFPDQCRWCKKYFERKQSKCFTIYESSNTHCFCSKSCMNVYISNSRHIVPCNWCKVKKYNFDMIRRVQTNGQAIMMCSLNCLNLYQVSVNAVSSRRTKCDMCKRTSLAQYHLTMSDATVRNFCSYQCVMTFQGQYSKHAPPLIPGEAIDQQKAVPTGAPRRTYPAASKTVKGQQRAGVMPVISNVQSLATPPPLMPSMTRQKSKRLQQPVPEPEPPAAPKTPPPPPKPPTPPPPPPPKIYNHVIVKTLPPREIANKATMTKPMMVSKGVSCRPHPCTKECQTDPSLERRVLIPVPVPIYVPVPCAMWSLPFPVPVPIPLPIPTPVFIPTTRNSAKGIMKEINKIHDKMPTDPFEAELLMMAEMVAGDKKKDQSDSDTDEDNEETFSPVAGMDGNNAFGEDMLQMALKMATEYEDQPVDLESAMTANTITPSSHPGMPGLEGESMHHHHMMVLEQQRAVAALRASAAPRKRAPAPPAAARPARTSKRRRAEPPPAPLPDPPREPAEKPDANMCLKYTFGVNAWKQWVMTKNAEIEKSSIRRKPFKSEILQLTADELNYSLCLFVKEVRKPNGSEYAPDTIYYLVLGIQQYLFENGRIDNIFTDPYYEKFTDCLDEIAKQFSTLYGVTQYIVTRVEEEHLWESKQLGVHTPHVLLSTLMFFNTKYFHLMTVEDHLQLSLAYILRHRKLKREDGKGPGSNNDILRYYPPQFDFEPNTKKKKKKVYEQYPNEENPFRCPLKLFEFYISKCPESVRTRNDVLYLQPERSCVPDSPVWYSTQPLSREALAKMLHRVKMVKEINIALLTS
- the LOC118277789 gene encoding zinc finger MYM-type protein 3 isoform X7 translates to MDEKESLPDKPSEDVTQDSGDTAAATEAAVEDNAASGSGDAGAEASADATDSSTDVKTDSDITKSATDDGDGESELQNHVDNDAATEDSSSVKSDIGDSKTVTDTTDADSQDTKDEADLADKVIEESQDSELTADVDEKVKDELPQESTSQDEPSQESTSQDNSETNSQVNPEPTETSQESIEAATEDITIKQDEEAEKNESSVVEGSCETEAVEKEEKCEETKEDVLDNDDKKDNDEVGKPEFETAPNVTLDESQEDHTQALDPFDALLKDTTDSSQANETREKSDIAVTVNIDDDDDDHNADDHHGDVHEDDEDHHTDHPDEGGVSELADEPGADEEVCLLPDIEREISDADKAEAEKALAEKRKQAEEAAAEAAAIAAVPKEETVVDAEGSRDDHLNSEAVEEHAEADAANDEASHENGGEKENENEHDESAEIDDSEIPHIIQEISPFDSTCTQCKTEQACTYRYTTKDNETAYLCSEACVKDFQSEHAGQYSITHKKYLIQEIASKLLTCSECEEKKMCYFYYNYDGEDTNYCSMACLNSMMADEADKYVFKRRRIVAEEIEPKEAECYVCKVHKSCIFSLNRYGEHLLVCENACIKTLNGKEDGRYMIRKKRILRRQPTQPQNPPLLKLKVISNATDKYLDEAYKIQAKTPAMVQAAREERERTFIRKCNQCQIILNIDEKLLTWETMDFCGELCLGRYQNKIGARCANCKNNVQHTSLGKYCVRFGFDIRQFCNWSCLEEFKKGLKICCYCQRDISVGHQGFLAPVGDKGQFKDFCSQACMEKFDLMSKNPIPQPVWAKCAVCSLEKATSIEVEVSEELSQRLCSDPCFAAFKFVNNIFPDQCRWCKKYFERKQSKCFTIYESSNTHCFCSKSCMNVYISNSRHIVPCNWCKVKKYNFDMIRRVQTNGQAIMMCSLNCLNLYQVSVNAVSSRRTKCDMCKRTSLAQYHLTMSDATVRNFCSYQCVMTFQGQYSKHAPPLIPGEAIDQQKAVPTGAPRRTYPAASKTVKGQQRAGVMPVISNVQSLATPPPLMPSMTRQKSKRLQQPVPEPEPPAAPKTPPPPPKPPTPPPPPPPKIYNHVIVKTLPPREIANKATMTKPMMVSKGVSCRPHPCTKECQTDPSLERRVLIPVPVPIYVPVPCAMWSLPFPVPVPIPLPIPTPVFIPTTRNSAKGIMKEINKIHDKMPTDPFEAELLMMAEMVAGDKKKDQSDSDTDEDNEETFSPVAGMDGNNAFGEDMLQMALKMATEYEDQPVDLESAMTANTITPSSHPGMPGLEGESMHHHHMMVLEQQRAVAALRASAAPRKRAPAPPAAARPARTSKRRRAEPPPAPLPDPPREPAEKPDANMCLKYTFGVNAWKQWVMTKNAEIEKSSIRRKPFKSEILQLTADELNYSLCLFVKEVRKPNGSEYAPDTIYYLVLGIQQYLFENGRIDNIFTDPYYEKFTDCLDEIAKQFSTLYGVTQYIVTRVEEEHLWESKQLGVHTPHVLLSTLMFFNTKYFHLMTVEDHLQLSLAYILRHRKLKREDGKGPGSNNDILRYYPPQFDFEPNTKKKKKKVYEQYPNEENPFRCPLKLFEFYISKCPESVRTRNDVLYLQPERSCVPDSPVWYSTQPLSREALAKMLHRVKMVKEINIALLTS